In Clostridium sporogenes, one genomic interval encodes:
- a CDS encoding TIGR03936 family radical SAM-associated protein, with product MKVRYLIKFSKEGNIKFVSHLDLQRTLQRNFKRSGLPVEYSKGFNPHIIMSLAQPLAVGLYSKGEYLDVSFIEDEDENIIIDKLNSTAPSGIKYFKAVKLKEGTNKKVFKSMAAVAAAKYILEIKYKNTEKLKDELKTLLKMDNWDIIKKGKKGSKNVNIRPMIKNIDYSIESNLLKINILVSCGSIQNLSADLLAQFIKENTSDIKENSFVDIERQEIYGEYENKLVALSDYAMYV from the coding sequence TTGAAGGTGCGATATTTAATTAAGTTTTCAAAGGAAGGTAATATAAAATTTGTATCTCATTTAGACCTTCAAAGAACTCTACAAAGAAACTTTAAAAGAAGTGGATTACCTGTAGAGTATTCAAAGGGATTCAATCCTCATATAATTATGTCTTTAGCACAACCTTTAGCAGTAGGGCTTTACTCTAAAGGAGAGTATTTAGATGTATCATTTATAGAAGATGAGGATGAGAACATAATTATAGATAAATTAAATAGTACTGCTCCTTCAGGTATAAAATATTTTAAAGCTGTAAAATTAAAAGAGGGTACAAATAAAAAAGTATTTAAGTCTATGGCAGCAGTAGCAGCAGCAAAATATATATTAGAAATAAAATATAAAAATACGGAAAAGTTAAAAGATGAGTTAAAAACATTATTAAAGATGGATAATTGGGATATAATTAAAAAAGGTAAAAAGGGAAGTAAAAATGTAAATATAAGACCTATGATTAAAAATATAGATTATTCTATAGAAAGTAACTTATTAAAAATAAATATTTTGGTAAGTTGTGGAAGTATACAAAATCTTTCTGCAGATCTTTTGGCCCAATTTATAAAGGAAAATACATCTGATATAAAAGAAAATAGTTTTGTAGATATAGAAAGACAAGAAATATACGGAGAATATGAAAATAAATTAGTAGCTCTTTCTGATTATGCTATGTATGTATAA
- a CDS encoding Rne/Rng family ribonuclease has translation MKEIFIERQRENVRIVLRENNHIKELFIEEDNKSPQVGEIYVGIVKNIIPAIKSAFVDIGWNKNAYLYLDKKFNNTHIKKGDYILVEVVKEDLNKKGPKVTNAITIPGRYTVLQILNNEITFSHKIKDEKIKREIQNNIVKPKDVGILIRTEAINASIENINDEIRRLSNVYSSLIEKSKYKMNTGLLFQNGGIVGKILRDKLTDNISKIYLNCREDYVYVSEFLKEYGENNIKLNIYDGERNLLDYYAIEKEILSLRNKKVYLDCGGYIIIDKTEAMYVVDVNSGKNIKGNSMEKTIFTTNMEAANEICNQIILRNLNGIIVIDFIDMNNENLKEKILDKLKQGLKRDKNKSVVYPFTELNLVQIARKRQGKTIYDYIEQPCKCCSGKGSIVSFSYMKLLIRNEIINILNMREIKDIYIELNKRYKDYIDKNRIQFISEVEALEKNIYINYIDAENQYKVEPLIFKNQIKDVEDLKIY, from the coding sequence GTGAAAGAAATATTTATAGAAAGGCAAAGGGAAAATGTAAGAATAGTTTTAAGAGAAAATAATCACATAAAAGAATTATTTATAGAAGAAGATAATAAATCTCCTCAAGTTGGGGAGATTTATGTAGGTATAGTTAAAAATATAATTCCTGCTATAAAAAGTGCTTTTGTAGATATAGGTTGGAACAAAAATGCCTATCTTTATTTAGATAAAAAATTTAATAATACCCATATAAAAAAAGGGGACTATATTTTAGTAGAAGTAGTTAAAGAGGACTTGAATAAAAAAGGCCCTAAAGTAACTAATGCTATAACTATACCCGGCAGATATACAGTTCTTCAAATTTTAAATAATGAAATTACATTTTCTCATAAAATAAAAGATGAAAAAATAAAAAGAGAAATACAAAATAATATAGTGAAGCCTAAAGATGTAGGAATTTTAATAAGAACGGAAGCTATAAATGCGAGTATAGAAAATATAAATGATGAAATAAGAAGATTATCTAATGTATATAGTTCATTAATAGAAAAATCTAAATATAAAATGAATACAGGACTTTTATTTCAAAACGGAGGAATAGTAGGCAAAATACTAAGAGATAAATTAACTGATAATATATCAAAGATCTATTTAAATTGTAGAGAAGACTATGTTTATGTAAGTGAATTTTTAAAGGAATATGGAGAAAACAATATAAAGCTAAATATTTATGATGGAGAAAGAAATCTTTTAGATTATTATGCTATAGAAAAAGAAATACTTTCTCTTAGAAATAAAAAAGTTTATTTAGATTGTGGAGGCTATATTATAATAGATAAAACTGAAGCAATGTACGTAGTGGACGTTAACTCTGGTAAAAATATAAAGGGTAATTCCATGGAGAAAACTATTTTTACTACTAATATGGAAGCTGCAAATGAAATTTGTAATCAAATTATACTTAGAAATTTAAATGGGATTATTGTAATAGATTTTATAGATATGAATAATGAAAATCTTAAAGAAAAAATATTAGATAAATTAAAACAGGGACTAAAAAGAGATAAAAATAAATCTGTTGTTTATCCCTTTACCGAATTAAATTTGGTTCAAATAGCTAGAAAAAGACAAGGAAAAACCATATATGATTATATAGAACAGCCTTGTAAATGTTGTAGTGGAAAAGGTTCTATAGTTAGTTTTAGTTATATGAAGCTATTAATTAGAAATGAAATAATAAATATTTTAAATATGAGAGAGATAAAGGATATATATATAGAACTAAATAAAAGATATAAAGATTATATAGATAAAAATAGAATACAATTCATATCAGAAGTTGAAGCTTTAGAAAAAAATATTTATATAAATTATATAGATGCTGAAAATCAGTATAAGGTAGAACCATTAATATTTAAAAATCAAATAAAAGATGTGGAAGACCTTAAGATTTATTAA